Proteins co-encoded in one Kribbella qitaiheensis genomic window:
- a CDS encoding branched-chain amino acid aminotransferase, which produces MSADLQFSVEPNTQPASDDQRAQILANPGFGQQFSDHMAIATWTRDNGWHDARITAFGPLELSPATSVFHYAQTIFEGMKAYRHPDDSIHLFRPEANAARFNRSAHRLALPELPEAAFLDSLHKLVELDKAWVPAGGETSLYLRPFMFGSDPFLGVRPSAQVTYCAIASPAGSYFAKGVKPVRIWLSEEYTRAAPGGTGAAKTGGNYASSLLAQAEATEQGCDQVAFLDAVEKKWIEELGGMNLYFVLDDNSVVTPELSGTILEGITRDSILKLVTDLGYSVAERKISIDEWRDGAASGKIREVFACGTAAVITPVASLKWKDGEVQVADGNGGPITGAIRSALLDVQYGRTKDTHNWMTKVC; this is translated from the coding sequence ATGAGCGCCGATCTGCAGTTCTCCGTTGAGCCAAACACCCAACCGGCCAGCGACGACCAGCGCGCCCAGATCCTGGCGAACCCAGGATTCGGGCAACAGTTCTCCGACCACATGGCGATCGCCACGTGGACCCGGGACAACGGCTGGCACGACGCGAGGATCACCGCCTTCGGGCCGCTGGAGCTTTCTCCGGCGACCTCGGTGTTCCACTACGCCCAGACCATCTTCGAGGGGATGAAGGCCTACCGGCACCCCGACGACTCGATCCACCTGTTCCGGCCCGAGGCCAACGCGGCGCGGTTCAACCGCTCCGCGCACCGGCTCGCGCTGCCGGAGCTGCCCGAGGCCGCGTTCCTGGACTCGTTGCACAAGCTGGTCGAGCTCGACAAGGCCTGGGTGCCCGCCGGTGGCGAGACCTCGCTGTACCTGCGACCGTTCATGTTCGGCTCGGACCCGTTCCTCGGCGTCCGCCCGTCGGCCCAGGTCACGTACTGCGCGATCGCGTCGCCCGCCGGCTCGTACTTCGCCAAGGGCGTCAAGCCGGTCCGGATCTGGCTGAGCGAGGAGTACACCCGCGCGGCCCCCGGTGGCACCGGCGCGGCCAAGACGGGTGGCAACTACGCCTCGTCGCTGCTGGCCCAGGCCGAGGCGACCGAGCAGGGTTGCGACCAGGTCGCCTTCCTCGACGCGGTCGAGAAGAAGTGGATCGAAGAGCTCGGCGGGATGAACCTGTACTTCGTCCTCGACGACAACTCGGTGGTCACGCCGGAGCTGTCCGGCACGATCCTCGAGGGGATCACCCGTGACTCGATCCTGAAGCTGGTCACCGACCTCGGCTACTCCGTCGCCGAGCGGAAGATCTCGATCGACGAGTGGCGCGACGGTGCCGCCTCCGGCAAGATCCGCGAGGTCTTCGCCTGCGGTACGGCCGCGGTGATCACCCCGGTCGCGTCGCTGAAGTGGAAGGACGGCGAGGTCCAGGTGGCCGACGGCAACGGGGGCCCCATCACCGGCGCAATCCGGTCGGCTCTCCTCGACGTCCAGTACGGCCGTACCAAAGACACACATAACTGGATGACAAAGGTCTGCTGA
- a CDS encoding 3-isopropylmalate dehydrogenase: MSTQQRPAKTAFKLAVVGGDGIGPEVTAEALKVLDAVSANYGVTFERTEYDLGAKRWHATGETLPDAELEEIRKHDAILLGAVGDPTVPSGVLERGLLLKLRFALDHYVNLRPSKVYPSVGSPLANPGQVDFVVVREGTEGPYVGNGGALRVGTPAEIATEVSVNTAYGVERVVRDAFARAQARPRKKLTLVHKNNVLVYAGHLWTRTVDAVKKDFPDITVDYLHVDAATIFMVTDPARFDVIVTDNLFGDIITDLAAAISGGIGLAASGNINPDKTAPSMFEPVHGSAPDIAGQQKADPTAAILSTALLCDHLGLTEAAAAIEAAVTADIEERTGDARTTSEIGDAIAKRAAG, encoded by the coding sequence GTGAGCACGCAACAGCGCCCAGCCAAGACGGCGTTCAAGCTGGCAGTGGTAGGTGGCGACGGGATCGGTCCCGAGGTCACCGCCGAGGCGCTCAAGGTCCTCGACGCGGTCAGCGCGAACTACGGCGTCACGTTCGAGCGCACGGAGTACGACCTCGGCGCGAAGCGCTGGCACGCGACCGGGGAGACCCTGCCGGATGCCGAGCTCGAGGAGATCCGCAAGCACGACGCGATCCTGCTCGGCGCGGTCGGCGACCCGACGGTCCCGTCCGGCGTACTGGAGCGTGGCCTGCTCCTCAAGCTCCGCTTCGCCCTCGACCACTACGTGAACCTGCGCCCCTCGAAGGTCTACCCGTCGGTCGGCTCGCCGCTGGCGAACCCGGGCCAGGTCGACTTCGTCGTCGTCCGGGAAGGCACCGAAGGCCCGTACGTCGGCAACGGCGGCGCCCTCCGCGTCGGCACCCCGGCCGAGATCGCGACCGAGGTCAGCGTCAACACGGCGTACGGCGTGGAGCGGGTCGTCCGCGACGCGTTCGCCCGGGCGCAGGCGCGGCCGCGCAAGAAGCTGACCCTGGTGCACAAGAACAACGTGCTCGTGTACGCCGGTCACCTCTGGACCCGGACCGTCGACGCGGTGAAGAAGGACTTCCCCGACATCACCGTCGACTACCTGCACGTGGACGCGGCGACCATCTTCATGGTCACCGACCCGGCCCGGTTCGACGTGATCGTCACCGACAACCTGTTCGGCGACATCATCACCGACCTGGCCGCCGCGATCAGCGGTGGGATCGGGCTGGCCGCGAGCGGCAACATCAACCCAGACAAGACCGCGCCGAGCATGTTCGAGCCGGTGCACGGCTCCGCTCCGGACATCGCCGGCCAGCAGAAAGCCGACCCGACGGCGGCGATCCTGTCCACCGCACTGCTCTGCGACCACCTCGGCCTGACCGAGGCTGCGGCAGCGATCGAGGCGGCCGTGACCGCGGATATCGAGGAGCGCACCGGCGACGCACGGACCACCTCGGAGATCGGTGACGCGATCGCCAAGCGCGCGGCCGGGTGA
- a CDS encoding O-methyltransferase: MSAPPELPPLVSAALSLSGRRGFVSATRNETGRLLATLAASRTGTLGEVGTGCGVGSAWLRSGATDDTKIVTAESDPQLAKVVAELFAEDGRIEVLSADWSALIERGPFSLLFVDAREAKLSARDVIAEAVEPGGFVVLDDFTPSAVWPPMYGGRVDTLRQEWLMDERFTTVEVMVAPDAAVLLATKR, translated from the coding sequence GTGAGTGCTCCTCCAGAACTGCCACCGCTGGTTTCAGCGGCCCTCAGCCTGTCCGGCCGGCGCGGATTCGTCAGCGCCACCCGCAACGAGACGGGCCGGTTGCTCGCGACCTTGGCCGCGTCGCGGACGGGGACGCTCGGCGAGGTCGGCACCGGCTGCGGCGTCGGCTCGGCCTGGCTGCGCAGCGGCGCGACCGACGACACCAAGATCGTTACCGCCGAGAGCGATCCGCAGCTGGCGAAGGTGGTCGCTGAGCTCTTCGCCGAAGACGGCCGGATCGAGGTGCTGTCGGCGGACTGGTCGGCGCTGATCGAGCGCGGGCCGTTCTCCTTGCTCTTCGTGGACGCGCGCGAGGCGAAGCTCTCCGCCCGCGACGTGATCGCCGAGGCCGTCGAGCCGGGCGGCTTCGTAGTACTGGACGACTTCACCCCGTCGGCAGTCTGGCCCCCCATGTACGGAGGCCGGGTCGACACCCTCCGCCAAGAATGGCTGATGGACGAACGCTTCACCACAGTAGAAGTAATGGTCGCGCCGGACGCGGCCGTCCTGCTGGCAACCAAGCGCTGA
- a CDS encoding YihY/virulence factor BrkB family protein — translation MAKDQRRDVPGVEADRPTEIPAAGWWQVLKRAWSEAKADQVPLLAAGVAFFGFLSLFPAVVAAVLTYGLVADPAQIRNQVKDVTEAMPASGRDLVLQQIDTLTSAPRQSLGIGLAIAVVAAFWSASGGIGNLLTAVNLAYDEDETRGFVRRKGLALLMTLGAIVFIVLALVLFAAGAAIGANLPGPLRILLIVVRLLLAIGLITVTLAVVYRLGPDRDAPRLRWVSVGAAVATLIWLAASIGFSLYVETFGNYAKTYGSLAAVVILMLWLWLTAYAVLLGAEINAESEEQTAHDTTKGAPQPLGQRGAVKADSLPH, via the coding sequence ATGGCCAAGGATCAGCGGCGCGACGTGCCGGGAGTAGAGGCGGACCGGCCCACCGAGATTCCGGCGGCGGGTTGGTGGCAGGTGCTCAAACGGGCCTGGTCGGAAGCCAAGGCCGACCAGGTGCCGCTGCTCGCGGCCGGGGTCGCGTTCTTCGGCTTCCTGTCCCTCTTCCCAGCCGTCGTCGCCGCGGTCCTGACCTACGGACTGGTCGCGGACCCGGCCCAAATACGCAACCAGGTCAAGGATGTGACCGAGGCAATGCCGGCGTCGGGACGCGATCTCGTTCTGCAGCAGATCGATACGCTGACCTCGGCCCCACGGCAGAGTCTGGGAATCGGCTTGGCCATCGCTGTCGTGGCGGCATTTTGGAGCGCCTCGGGCGGGATCGGGAACCTGCTGACCGCGGTGAACCTCGCGTACGACGAGGACGAGACGCGCGGTTTCGTGCGACGCAAGGGCCTTGCCCTGCTGATGACCCTGGGCGCGATCGTCTTCATCGTCCTCGCGTTGGTGCTCTTCGCAGCCGGCGCGGCGATCGGCGCCAACCTGCCGGGGCCGCTGCGGATTCTGCTGATAGTCGTGCGATTGCTGCTGGCGATCGGCCTGATCACCGTGACGCTGGCCGTCGTCTACCGCCTCGGCCCCGACCGAGACGCGCCCCGCCTCCGATGGGTCTCCGTCGGCGCGGCCGTCGCCACGCTCATCTGGCTGGCCGCGTCGATCGGCTTCTCCTTGTACGTGGAGACTTTCGGCAACTACGCCAAGACCTACGGCAGCCTGGCAGCAGTGGTGATCCTGATGCTCTGGCTATGGCTCACCGCGTACGCCGTACTGCTGGGCGCCGAAATCAACGCCGAATCCGAGGAACAAACCGCCCACGACACCACCAAGGGCGCTCCTCAGCCCCTAGGCCAACGCGGCGCGGTAAAGGCCGACTCCCTGCCCCACTGA
- a CDS encoding DUF3618 domain-containing protein, whose product MAEDPEELRRDIEQTRRNVGRDVDALTEKVSPSRVVGRRVDRAKGGVHRLKEHVMGSSGAAADTAGSAMSSVRDAGGQLGDAVGSAPDMARARTRGTPLATGLIAFAAGWVVAAAIPPSTRERELAQETKDKAIEAAGPVKEHAAQAAQELKENLQAPAQEAVEHVKESASQAATDVADEGRAAAQDVAHETKQSADSVRQAGSSS is encoded by the coding sequence ATGGCTGAAGACCCGGAAGAGCTGAGACGAGACATCGAACAGACCCGGCGGAACGTCGGCCGCGATGTCGACGCGTTGACCGAGAAGGTGAGTCCGAGTCGCGTCGTCGGCCGGCGAGTGGATCGGGCCAAGGGCGGTGTGCATCGGTTGAAGGAGCACGTGATGGGTTCTTCGGGAGCTGCGGCCGATACGGCAGGCTCGGCGATGTCGTCGGTTCGGGACGCGGGCGGTCAACTCGGCGACGCTGTTGGCTCCGCGCCTGATATGGCGCGGGCGCGGACTCGTGGTACGCCGCTCGCCACCGGCCTGATCGCTTTCGCCGCGGGCTGGGTGGTAGCCGCGGCGATACCGCCTTCGACCCGTGAGCGCGAACTGGCGCAGGAGACCAAGGACAAGGCGATTGAGGCTGCCGGTCCGGTCAAGGAGCACGCTGCGCAGGCGGCTCAGGAGCTGAAGGAGAACCTTCAGGCGCCGGCGCAGGAGGCGGTCGAGCACGTCAAGGAATCCGCTTCGCAGGCGGCGACGGACGTGGCCGACGAAGGCCGGGCGGCGGCTCAGGACGTCGCGCACGAGACGAAGCAGTCCGCGGACAGCGTGCGGCAGGCAGGTTCGTCGAGCTGA
- a CDS encoding phage holin family protein has protein sequence MTIGGSSPDGRPDRLSMDESVGEMVSKLTTDLGQLTRQELALAKAELQAEAKKAGKGAGMLGGAAVAGWMVALFLSLTVMWALDEAMDLIWAALIVAALWGVAAAVLATSGRKQLQQVDPKPDQTVESLKEDARWLKTRKS, from the coding sequence ATGACGATAGGCGGATCGTCGCCGGACGGCCGGCCGGACCGGTTGTCGATGGACGAGTCGGTAGGAGAGATGGTCTCCAAGCTGACCACCGACCTCGGCCAGCTGACCCGGCAGGAGCTCGCGCTGGCGAAGGCGGAACTGCAGGCCGAGGCGAAGAAGGCGGGCAAGGGCGCGGGAATGCTCGGCGGCGCGGCCGTGGCGGGCTGGATGGTCGCGTTGTTCCTGTCGCTGACGGTGATGTGGGCCCTGGACGAGGCGATGGATCTCATCTGGGCCGCCCTCATCGTCGCCGCACTCTGGGGCGTGGCCGCCGCTGTCCTGGCGACGTCCGGACGCAAACAACTGCAGCAGGTCGATCCCAAACCCGACCAGACGGTCGAATCCCTGAAGGAGGACGCACGATGGCTGAAGACCCGGAAGAGCTGA